The sequence CAGCGTCACTAGCCGGTGTGGCTGTGGCAGCAGGTGCGACAGGGGCGAGGGCGAGCTGCTCCTCCTGGGGCGAGGAACTGGCACCCGGCTGCTCGGACTCAGCCGCGGGGAGTTTCACTCGGCGGAGCTCCTGGGAGTTCGGCATCTCATCGAGCGATTTGACGCCAAAATGATCGAGGAAAGCCTCCGTGGTGCCGTAAAGGAGCGGGCGGCCAGGTAGATCTGCCCGGCCTTCGATTTTCACCAGACCGCGATCGACAAGCTGCTGCATCATCGCATCGACGGAGACGCCACGGACGGCCTCGACACCTGCTTTGGTGATGGGCTGGCGGTAAGCGATGATGGCCAGAGTCTCCAGCGCTGGCTGACTGAGGCGTTGGATCTTTTTACCAGGGTAGAGAGCGCGGCACCACTCGGCATATTCACCGCGTGCACAGATACGCCAGCCATTCGCCCTCTCAGCCAGGGTGAATGAATGCTTCTCCTCCTCATAGCGCAGGATTAGCGTGTCGATAGCCGCGCGGATTTGCTCCTCCGTCGTGTCCATGAGGGGTGCGACCCACTCAGGAGCGGTACAGACGCCATCTTCACCGGTAGCGGCCTCACGGATGTCTTTGGCAGTCTCTTTGACCGCCGTGCACATCTGTGGCAGGCCCAGGGGCTCCTGGGAGGCAAAAAGAAGGGCTTCGACGATCGGGGTGAGTTCCATGTTAGGGCGGGCACTCTCAAGCGAGGCATGCACGGGAGTCAAATTTTGACTCGACCTGCCAGCGGAAGGTGGAGGGCCAAAACGGGGAGTCCGGGCACCTCAGGGCTCACTTGCGGATCGACTTGAGAATCTGCGTCATCAGGCCGTCTGGTCGTCCCTGGTTGGCTTGTTGGGTGGGGGAGGCCGGTGGGAGTGGGCGGATCGCATCCAGGACAGCCTCGGCATGTGTCACTGGCAGCGAGTAGTGGCCATCTTTCTCAGACCAGTGCGTCGTGGCATGCGGCAGCAGTGAGGCTAGGCGCTGTGTGTAGGACCAGTCGATGTTTTTATCCTGCTTCCCATGCCAAAAGCGGATGGGAGCGGTGATCTGGCTGACTTCAAAGCCCCACTCATGCAGATAAATGTCTGCATCCGCGATGACATCCGCCGCAGGCCTGTCCAGCGCGGCGAGTGTGGCTGCCCGTACGACGTCAAAGATCCCAGGCAGGAGCAGCACCCGGCGGTCCTCCTCTCCGAGCATGCGCATGAGCAATGTCAGAGGGAAGCGATCTGGTCTGCCGCGTGCGATACGACCACCCAGCTTCAGGATGCCTGCGAGCACCGTGGGGAAGAGGCTGCGTAGCTGGATCATGACGCGGTAGATCCAGAACATCTCTCGGTCGCCGAGGAATTTCAGCGGAGGGGCTCCGCAGATGATGCTGACACTGAGCACGCGTTTTGGCAGCAATAGCGCTGTCGCCAATGCATAAGGCCCGCCACCAGACCAAGCGAGAACGTGCCAATTATCCGCGCCTACATGAGCCGCCAGCGCAGTGAGCGTGTGCTGCCAGTCCGTGAGTGTGCGCCCCGGCTGTGCCTCGGAGAGGCCTATACCTGGTCGATCTGGGCAGATAAGGCGGAGCCCCCTCTCTCTAGCCTGCTCATCAAAAAGGCTGCCCTGCAAACGCGAAGAAGGCCAACCGTGAAAGTAGAACACCACTTCACCGTGTGGGTCGCCGTATTCGGCGTAACCCAGCTTCCGGCCGTTTGGTAGGGTGATGATGTGATCGGACATGTGCAGGCTGGAGAAATCAGAATGGCTCCGTGATGACGAGCTCCTGCTCGCCCAGCAGTGATGAGCTGTGTGGCATGCCTCGGGCAATCGTGAGTCCAAATTGCTTCACGGCGTGCTCTTCGAGGTGGGCCACTGCTTCATCGATGTCGTCCGTCCATTTAAAGAGCTGCAAGTCCTCTGGGCTGATCGTGCCGCCCGCGAGCATCGCATCCATGAACTGCCGCATCTCTCCCCAGAACTCTGAACCCATGATGACGATGGGGAAGTTGCGGATTTTTTTGGTCTGAATGAGTGTCAGCGCCTCAAACATCTCATCCATCGTGCCAAAGCCACCGGGCAAAATAATGAAGCCGTAACTGTATTTGATGAGCAATGTTTTGCGCACAAAGAAGTGCTCCATCGTGACCCAGCGGTCGAGGTAGGGATTATGACTTTGTTCAAAGGGGAGCTTGATGTTGCAGCCGATACTCCGGCCTCGTACATCCTTCGCGCCGCGATTGGCGGCCTCCATGATCCCTGGGCCACCGCCAGTCATCACGGTGAAGCCCATTTTGGAGAGCGCGGCACCCATCTGCCGAGCCAGTTTGTAGTACCGGTGATTTTCATCGAAGCGAGCACTGCCAAAGACCGTCACGCATGGTCCCACAAAGTGCAGAGCACGGAATCCGCGCAAAAAGTCCGCGACCACACTGATGAGCAGCGAGAATTCCTTCAGTCGTGGATTCGGCCCACGCAAAAGGACGCGATCAACGAGCTCGGAGCAGTATTTATCCTCTTCACGTTTCTCCTGCGGTGTCGGTGGAGGCACCGAAGCGCCGCCGAGCGTGTGGGAGGGATCTTTCTCGCGATCTTGGATAATGGGGGGAGTCATAAAAAGCTGATGAAAGAGTAGATGCGCATCGAGTCTGCTTGTTCAGTGGAAATTACACATTCTTTTCAAGGAAATGAACCCGTGAGTAGGCGAAAAAAAGCGCAGGCCATAGTGGCCTGCGCTCGGTGTCGTTCACGAAAAAAGGAACTCTGCCATCACTTAAGCGGCAGATGCAGCTTTGGCTGCGGCCTCCTCAGCGGCTTCCACTTCGGATTCGTCGCGGTGGGACTCGCCAGCGTCATCGCGGTCAGAGCGATTGCTGGGCTTTGCACCACTGATTTGGAGCGGACGTCCCATGAATTCCTTGTTGGTAAGCTCCTGCACCGCACGGCGGGCCTCCTCCACGCTGCCCATCGTCACAAAGGCAAAGCCCTTGGAACGTTGCGTGCGGCTATGGACTACGACCTCAGCGTTTTTCACGCTGCCCACTCCCTGGAAGAGCTCAAAGAGATCACTCTCCGTAGCGTCGTAGCTCAGATTGCCCACATAGAGGCGTTCTGTGTTCACATCCGCAGGCACGGCTGGCACGTACTCACGTGGAGCACGGGGCTCACGCGGTGGACGAGGCTGCCCACCACCCTCAGCACGGGGCTGGCGTGGCGCATTGCCGGAGCTTGGACCACCTGCGGAGCTGACGATGGTAACATTCGTCTTCGGAGCCTGTTGGGGCCTGCTGGAGGTCTTTGGTTTGCAGAAGATACCGAGGCTCAGTTTGTTCATGAGCTTCTCGAAACCACTGCGTTCGTCGATGGTCTTGAAGGCAGGGCGACCACCGTTGGATTCACTGCCAGGTGAGCCGTGTCGGCTGCCGCGTCCGCGGCGGCGGCGGTTACGGTTGCGATTGCCGTTGTTTTCGTTGTTATAGGACATGTTTATCTAGGTGCTTGTATTGGGTTCGGTTGTTTAGCAGGGCCTCGGATCACGGCGGCAGGGGCTGAGGCGGGCAGCGGACAGGCATGGTAGGCCTCGTCCGCGCATGTCAGCCAGGCTCCGCAGGGGCCGATTGGGAAAAGGGGCCGGTGCGGTGCCGCAGGTGGCGGGCACAGTCTCCAGCGCCGGTGGGTACCGTCCCGGATGCTCAAATCTGTCCGTGAAGGCGGACATCACGAAGCGGCGTCCCAGCGGATCACACATCCGGGCGAGAGGGCACATCCTGCGCCGTCAGGAGAGACGAGAAGGCGCATTCAGGTTTGTTTCGCGGTCAGGGGGCGCGGCTTCGGAGCGGTAAGGGGGCTGCTCTGAAAACTGCGGGTAGATACTAGGCGCTCTTTTGCCTCTGGCAAGGTTGGTGTACACAGGAACGCCGTTTCCGAGGGGGCTCTTAATTGAAGGGTGCGTTCGGATAAGTCGGATAGGTCGAATAGGCCCCATAGGACCTATACGGCCTATTCGAACAGCTAGGAGCTTCTCGCGAGGTCGGTTTTCTCAAATTTACGAATTTATCACATTTCTATGAGAAATAGTTGATGTGGTTATTATGGAGGATATATTTTCCATAACAACGCATCTGCCATGCTCCTCCTCGCCACACCCTTCGCCTTCAGCTCTGCTCTACGCACTGCTTTCGCTGCTCTGGCCGCTTTCTGCCTCCTGCTAGTTCTGGCAGCGCCCTCTTCTTCACAGGCCCAAAACGGCTACTACGCCGCTGGCAACTACACCGCCGCTCAGGCTCAGGCTGCTTATCAAGCCCAACAACAGGCCTATGCCCAGAACCAGGCCGCTTGGGCTGCCTACCACCGCCAGCAGCAGGCTTATGCCCAGAACCAAGCCGCTTGGGCGGCTTACCATGCCCAACAGGCTGCTGCGGGCCGTGCTCCGCGTCAGCAGCAGGCTGCGGCTCCGCGTGCGGTCGCTGTTGCTCCACGCCAGGCGGCTCCCGCTCCTCGTCAGGCAGCTCCGCAGGCGGCCATCGGCGGTGGTGGCTCTTCCTCGATCCGTTTTGATGGTCGTTTTGCTTCCCTCGCCTCCGGTGCTCCTGCGGCGGTGCAGCATGCTGTGTATGCGGCTAATAAGATTCAGAACAAGCCCTACCTGCGCGGCGGTGGCCACGCCAGCGTGGAAGACAGTGCTTATGATTGCAGTGGCAGCGTCAGCTATGTGCTGATCAAAGCGGGACTGTTGCGTGCGCCTTTGGCCAGCGGTGCTTTCATGAACTATGGCGAAGCGGGTCAGGGCCGCTTCATCACGGTGTGGGTGAAGCCAGGGGAGCATGTGTTCATGACGATCTGCGGACTGCGCATGGACACCAGCGGTGGTAGCGTGGGCGAGGGCCCGAGATGGCGTGTGAAGAGCCGCAGCATGGCTGGCTTCGTTGCTCGTCATCCTGCTGGCCTTTAATTCTCACTTTTGTGACGCGATTCTCACTCTCGAAACGAACGAACGAACCGGGAATGCGAATCAGGTGAGCGGGATCGGGGCAAAGCGCTGCCCGGGAGGCGGAAAAGGGTGCGGAAGGTGCCGAAAAGGGCCTCAAAGCGGGCCAAAACGGTGATCAGCGGCCAAAATGGGCCGATGAGAATTGGGAGTCGCTCTCACGGTTGTGAGGCACATCGTTCAGCCTCAAGAAATTCTCCGTTTTTTGGCCATCTGGATGGCGGAGCGTTTACGGCGTAGCAGTGGGAATGCGAGTCCGCAGAAGATAAGGAGTCCTCGACTAGGCTCAGGTGCTGCAGTGGCCGTGAATGTGAGTCGAGCAGCGGCTAAGTAGAAGGGGTTATCAATCGAGGCGAGGGAGAAGGTAAGGGGCGTGGATGTGGCGGAGGAGGTCGCGGTGGCGGTGGCCTCTTCTCCCCAGATGCTATAGTCTTGGTAGCTATCTGCTAGCTGCTGCTGCCAGCGAAAGGTGACCCAGGAAAAGGTGGGTTCGTCGATGGATGGCACCTCTAATGTGTCGCCACGGATTACACCACCGACCGAGTCAAAGATGCCGCTGTTTGCTCGGATGCTGAGTGTGCTGGGCTCGTCTGTGCGAATGAGTAATTCCAGGACGACGTCCCCATTGCCACCAATCAAGATCGGATTGATATTGCTGAGGATATGTCCTGGTTGGGAGGCGATGACCAGCAGGTTGTCATCGATCAGAAATCGACTTTTGGGAGAGGAGCTTTGCCACCAAGGATTTGTCGTATTGTTGACGCTCGCTCCGGGGGTGACGGGTAGAAGGGAAAAGTCGGTGTCCCAAAGAACGCTTACAGCGAAGGATGGCGTCAATCCGCTGCTGAACAGGAATGTTAGTATAAGGATGAATTGGGTGAAATTGACCTGTTTAAAGTTGTAGGTGTCCAAAGGAGCGTTTCGCATTTTTGAAAATCAAGAGTGGTGAGTTGGTTCATATTTGCGAAGCGCTTAGTTTTTTCAAATATTAATTAGCTGTGAAATATTAGTTTTTGAAAAAGTCACGTTTTACGAACCAAAAGCCTTGATCCTTGGCAAGACTGGAATTTATTGAAAATATGGTTTGTTATAATTCCTCCCTCCGCGCTGCCTTTTCATTCATTGCTCTTTGCTTCCTATCGCTGGCCTCGCCTTTGCTGGCATCCACGGCTTATTTCTCGGTGAATTTGTCAATGCTGGGGCTTACCAGTTATGACTCGGACATTGATGGTTTTGGGGTGGTGGTGTCCAATTTTGATCTGGGAGCTGTCTCGACTGAGTTGGCGGGTATCCATGTCACGGTGACGGCAGAGCCTTATGGCTCAAATCCTGATTCTCGTGCGTGGGCGACGATGTCGCTGCTGCAACCCGCCGTGAGCGGTGGCCCCGTGACCTGGACCTACACCTTTGATAAGCCAGTCTTCGGACGCTGGCTGGCTCCGGCGCAGACCTTCAACAATGGTGAGCTGACGACCTTTATCGGAGAAGGGGAGCTTTCGCCCTATACGACGACATCTTGGAATCCGAATCTGGTGCTCACGGCCAACTCCATCCGCAATCCGACAACGACGGCAGTGGCGCAACCTTTTAGCTACACAGCGACGACGGCGGCCACGAGTTATGGATATCGGCAAGAGGACTTGAATGGCATCTTCAGTGGGCAGGCGATCAGTTTCGAGGTGGCTCATGCACCGGAGCCGACACGGGGAGTATTGCTGATGGCGAGTGCATTGGGACTGCTGATCAGGCGGCGCAGGTCATGCTAGGGATGGATATGGACGTGAGTGGATGATCTCTTGACCACGGCGGATCGTCCCCCTACAACCGGGGTTCACCTTTTTACGCCGCCGCATGGTCACCATCACAATCCAGGAACTCACGAAACGCTTCAGCGGCAGCACTGTGCTGAGTGGTGTGGACCTGCAAATCGCCGCAGGAGAGCTATTTTTCCTCCTAGGGCCGAGCGGCTGCGGTAAAACGACGCTGCTGCGGCATATCGCAGGTTTTTACACACCGGACAGTGGCCGTATTTTCTTCGATGAAGCGGATGTGACGCAGGTGCCTGCGCATCAGCGGGAAACGGGCATGATGTTTCAGAGCTATGCGCTGTGGCCGCATCTCAATGTGGCGCAGAATGTCGCATTCGGTCTCCAGGAGCGGCGGCGGTCGCAGCAGGAGATCGAGCACCGCGTGGCAGAGGCGCTGGATCAGGTGCAGCTCGGAGGCATGGGCTCACGGAAGATCCAGCAGCTCTCCGGTGGCCAGCAGCAGCGTGTGGCGCTGGCGCGGGCACTGGTGATCAGGCCCAAGTGCCTGCTACTCGATGAGCCACTGTCCAATCTGGATGCGAAGCTGCGCCATGAAATGCGTGCGGAGATCCGCCGCATCTGCAAGCACCACGGACTCACAGCGGTCTATGTCACCCATGATCGCGATGAGGCTCTATCCATGGCAGATCGCATGGCGGTGATGGAGGCGGGACATCTGGCTCAAGTCGGCACGCCGGAGGAAATCTACCGCCATCCCTCCTCTCGCATGGTGGCCGAGTTCATCGGTGAAACGAACATCCTCGAAGGTCGCTTCATCCGCGAGAGCAGCCGGGAGAATTTTTATGACGTGGAGACGCCCTGTGGAGTGCTGCGTGGCCGTCTGCATACCAGTGACTGGGTGCCGACAGCGGGCCAGCCGGTCATCTTGAGCATCCGGCCGGAGTCGCTGACCTTTCACCACGTCATTGATAGTCCGAATCGTCTCCCTGGCCGGATCATCGACACCACCTATCTTGGCTCCACCGCGCAGTATCAGCTCCAGATGCAAAACGGCACCGTCCTCAAAGTCTGCGAGATGAACCCCTACGCCGTGCGCACTCCATCGGATGAAGACGTGCGCGTGATGGCACCGATGTTCGATGTCGTCATCATCCGCAAGTGAACCACACAGCCATCATGAGAAAGCTGCTGGAACATCCGCTCGTGCAAAAAGCCGCCGCCTGGGTCGCCCCTCGGCGCAAAGAGGTAGGAGTAAGCATGGCGATGCTGCTGGTGCTGATCGGTCCTTTTTTGCTCAAACCGGCGGCTAGCACCTCTCCGCGCCATTTTGATCGCAGACTCGTCATCATGACGCCGCATCCGGGACTCATCCGCGATGCATTCGGGCCTGCCTTCGCCGCGAAATGGCGTGAGCGAACAGGGCAGGTGCTCTACATCGACTGGCGTGTGCCTGGCGGCACCTCAGAGATCGCTGCGCTGCTCAAGAGCGAGTAC is a genomic window of Verrucomicrobiaceae bacterium containing:
- a CDS encoding alpha/beta hydrolase, whose amino-acid sequence is MSDHIITLPNGRKLGYAEYGDPHGEVVFYFHGWPSSRLQGSLFDEQARERGLRLICPDRPGIGLSEAQPGRTLTDWQHTLTALAAHVGADNWHVLAWSGGGPYALATALLLPKRVLSVSIICGAPPLKFLGDREMFWIYRVMIQLRSLFPTVLAGILKLGGRIARGRPDRFPLTLLMRMLGEEDRRVLLLPGIFDVVRAATLAALDRPAADVIADADIYLHEWGFEVSQITAPIRFWHGKQDKNIDWSYTQRLASLLPHATTHWSEKDGHYSLPVTHAEAVLDAIRPLPPASPTQQANQGRPDGLMTQILKSIRK
- the scpB gene encoding SMC-Scp complex subunit ScpB — translated: MDTTEEQIRAAIDTLILRYEEEKHSFTLAERANGWRICARGEYAEWCRALYPGKKIQRLSQPALETLAIIAYRQPITKAGVEAVRGVSVDAMMQQLVDRGLVKIEGRADLPGRPLLYGTTEAFLDHFGVKSLDEMPNSQELRRVKLPAAESEQPGASSSPQEEQLALAPVAPAATATPASDADSGEE
- a CDS encoding PEP-CTERM sorting domain-containing protein (PEP-CTERM proteins occur, often in large numbers, in the proteomes of bacteria that also encode an exosortase, a predicted intramembrane cysteine proteinase. The presence of a PEP-CTERM domain at a protein's C-terminus predicts cleavage within the sorting domain, followed by covalent anchoring to some some component of the (usually Gram-negative) cell surface. Many PEP-CTERM proteins exhibit an unusual sequence composition that includes large numbers of potential glycosylation sites. Expression of one such protein has been shown restore the ability of a bacterium to form floc, a type of biofilm.) produces the protein MARLEFIENMVCYNSSLRAAFSFIALCFLSLASPLLASTAYFSVNLSMLGLTSYDSDIDGFGVVVSNFDLGAVSTELAGIHVTVTAEPYGSNPDSRAWATMSLLQPAVSGGPVTWTYTFDKPVFGRWLAPAQTFNNGELTTFIGEGELSPYTTTSWNPNLVLTANSIRNPTTTAVAQPFSYTATTAATSYGYRQEDLNGIFSGQAISFEVAHAPEPTRGVLLMASALGLLIRRRRSC
- a CDS encoding ABC transporter ATP-binding protein, with amino-acid sequence MVTITIQELTKRFSGSTVLSGVDLQIAAGELFFLLGPSGCGKTTLLRHIAGFYTPDSGRIFFDEADVTQVPAHQRETGMMFQSYALWPHLNVAQNVAFGLQERRRSQQEIEHRVAEALDQVQLGGMGSRKIQQLSGGQQQRVALARALVIRPKCLLLDEPLSNLDAKLRHEMRAEIRRICKHHGLTAVYVTHDRDEALSMADRMAVMEAGHLAQVGTPEEIYRHPSSRMVAEFIGETNILEGRFIRESSRENFYDVETPCGVLRGRLHTSDWVPTAGQPVILSIRPESLTFHHVIDSPNRLPGRIIDTTYLGSTAQYQLQMQNGTVLKVCEMNPYAVRTPSDEDVRVMAPMFDVVIIRK
- a CDS encoding TIGR00730 family Rossman fold protein, which gives rise to MTPPIIQDREKDPSHTLGGASVPPPTPQEKREEDKYCSELVDRVLLRGPNPRLKEFSLLISVVADFLRGFRALHFVGPCVTVFGSARFDENHRYYKLARQMGAALSKMGFTVMTGGGPGIMEAANRGAKDVRGRSIGCNIKLPFEQSHNPYLDRWVTMEHFFVRKTLLIKYSYGFIILPGGFGTMDEMFEALTLIQTKKIRNFPIVIMGSEFWGEMRQFMDAMLAGGTISPEDLQLFKWTDDIDEAVAHLEEHAVKQFGLTIARGMPHSSSLLGEQELVITEPF